A single genomic interval of Mycobacterium sp. DL592 harbors:
- a CDS encoding penicillin-binding transpeptidase domain-containing protein produces MATCTSLATRVTGALSVLSVVAASATLSACTPRPDGPAPTAQQFLADLAKGDTSGAAQLSDRPSDAQSALNEAWSGLQARRLDTQILSTRYAEDTGSVTYRFTWQLPKKRTWTYDGVLQMIRDEGTWRVRWAATDLHPKLGEHQTFALRADPPRRASVNELGGSDVLVPGNLYRYQLDAAKAGGDLMSTARIVVDQLRQFDNTLDPQRLAEQASSSSRPLDLITLRPSDHDKVAGALDPLPGVVVTPQADLLPTDDSFAPAIITEVKKSVIDQLDGEAGWRVVSVNQNGNDVDVLNEVPPQPAPSVSITLDRAVQNAAQHAVDTQGRKAMIVVIKPSTGEILAVAQNAAADADGPAATTGLYPPGSTFKIITAGAAIDRNLATPNTLLGCPGQIDIGDRTIPNYNKFDLGTVPMSKAFANSCNTTFAELASRMPPTALTVAASQYGIGQDYTIDGLTTVTGTVPPTVNLAERTEDGFGQGKVLVTPFGMALAAATVAAGKTPTPHLIVGRQTTETGDHPQISQPMLDGLREMMRLVVTNGTAKDIQGAGDVRGKTGEAEFAGGSHAWFTGYRGDMAFASLIVGGGSSEYAVRMVKMMLDELPADFLA; encoded by the coding sequence ATGGCTACTTGCACCTCATTAGCAACACGAGTCACAGGCGCGCTGTCGGTGCTGTCGGTCGTGGCTGCCTCGGCCACGCTGTCGGCCTGCACCCCGCGCCCCGACGGTCCGGCGCCGACAGCCCAGCAGTTCCTCGCCGACCTGGCCAAGGGCGACACCTCCGGGGCGGCCCAGCTGTCCGACCGGCCGTCCGACGCGCAGTCCGCCCTCAACGAGGCGTGGTCGGGACTGCAGGCGAGACGTCTCGACACGCAGATTCTCAGCACGCGCTACGCCGAGGACACCGGCAGCGTGACCTACCGCTTCACCTGGCAGCTGCCGAAGAAGCGGACGTGGACCTACGACGGTGTGCTGCAGATGATCCGCGACGAGGGCACCTGGCGCGTCCGGTGGGCCGCCACCGACCTGCACCCCAAGCTCGGTGAGCATCAGACCTTCGCCTTGCGGGCCGACCCTCCGCGGCGCGCCTCGGTCAACGAGCTCGGCGGCAGCGACGTGCTGGTGCCCGGCAATCTCTACCGCTACCAGCTCGACGCCGCCAAGGCCGGCGGCGACCTGATGTCCACCGCGCGGATCGTCGTCGACCAGCTGCGCCAGTTCGACAACACCCTCGACCCGCAGCGCCTGGCCGAGCAGGCCAGCTCGTCGAGCCGGCCGCTGGACCTGATCACCCTGCGCCCGTCCGACCACGACAAGGTCGCCGGCGCCCTCGACCCGCTGCCCGGGGTGGTCGTCACGCCGCAGGCCGACCTGCTGCCCACCGACGACTCGTTCGCGCCGGCGATCATCACCGAGGTCAAGAAGTCGGTCATCGACCAACTCGACGGCGAGGCCGGCTGGCGGGTGGTCAGCGTCAACCAGAACGGCAACGACGTCGACGTCCTCAACGAGGTGCCGCCCCAGCCTGCACCGTCGGTCTCGATCACCCTGGACCGCGCGGTGCAGAACGCCGCCCAGCACGCCGTCGACACCCAGGGCCGCAAGGCGATGATCGTCGTCATCAAGCCGTCGACGGGGGAGATCCTCGCCGTCGCCCAGAACGCGGCAGCCGACGCCGACGGCCCGGCAGCCACCACGGGCCTCTACCCGCCGGGGTCGACGTTCAAGATCATCACCGCGGGCGCGGCGATCGACCGCAACTTGGCCACCCCGAACACCCTGCTGGGTTGCCCGGGCCAGATCGACATCGGCGACCGGACCATCCCGAACTACAACAAGTTCGACCTGGGCACCGTGCCGATGTCCAAGGCGTTCGCCAACTCGTGCAACACGACGTTCGCCGAACTGGCCAGCCGGATGCCGCCGACCGCCCTGACGGTGGCCGCCTCCCAGTACGGCATCGGCCAGGACTACACGATTGACGGCCTGACCACGGTGACCGGCACGGTGCCGCCGACGGTCAACCTCGCCGAACGCACCGAGGACGGCTTCGGGCAGGGCAAGGTCCTGGTGACCCCGTTCGGGATGGCGCTGGCGGCGGCCACGGTCGCCGCGGGCAAGACGCCGACGCCGCATCTGATCGTCGGGCGGCAGACCACCGAGACCGGTGACCATCCGCAGATCAGCCAGCCCATGCTCGACGGACTGCGCGAGATGATGCGGCTGGTGGTCACCAACGGAACGGCCAAGGACATCCAGGGCGCAGGCGACGTGCGCGGCAAGACCGGTGAGGCGGAGTTCGCGGGCGGCTCGCACGCCTGGTTCACCGGCTACCGCGGTGACATGGCATTCGCATCGCTGATCGTCGGCGGCGGCAGTTCGGAGTATGCGGTGCGGATGGTCAAGATGATGCTTGACGAACTTCCTGCCGACTTTCTGGCCTGA